In Helicobacter bilis, a genomic segment contains:
- a CDS encoding M23 family metallopeptidase has product MNANKRLVIMITDLNGSKFINVDMIFRQVGAYLFVFLLTLGLFAYISIVVIRKEIHNMQLRHTHLMSEFASMQQHNEKLNEALQEKDEEIALVGDRFEDIENVVGTNKNLTDTIALLDNADLNLLDRMDTASITALQKTFIMKFIPNGSPINIDYRLSAPYGKRYHPILHIYHIHTGADMVAPMNTPVYATADGVVDWASSSGNGGYGKLVKISHSFGFRTYYAHLNDIKVQRGQFVKKGQLVALTGSSGASTGPHLHYEIRFLGQPIDPMNFVHWNMQNFDLIFERERRISWHSLLQIINNLMGRKQQEALQQ; this is encoded by the coding sequence ATGAATGCAAATAAGCGTCTTGTCATTATGATTACAGATCTAAATGGATCGAAGTTTATCAATGTTGATATGATATTTCGCCAAGTTGGTGCGTATTTATTCGTCTTTTTGCTTACTTTAGGCTTGTTTGCCTATATCAGTATTGTTGTGATACGGAAAGAAATACATAATATGCAATTAAGACATACTCATCTTATGAGTGAATTTGCAAGTATGCAACAACACAACGAGAAGCTAAATGAAGCATTGCAAGAAAAAGATGAGGAAATTGCCCTTGTTGGCGATAGATTTGAAGATATAGAAAATGTTGTTGGCACGAATAAAAATCTAACAGATACAATAGCCTTATTAGATAATGCTGACCTAAATCTATTAGATAGAATGGATACAGCCTCAATTACTGCGTTGCAAAAAACTTTTATTATGAAATTTATCCCTAATGGTAGCCCCATTAATATCGACTATCGTTTGTCTGCCCCTTATGGAAAGCGTTATCACCCTATTTTACACATTTATCATATACATACTGGGGCTGATATGGTAGCTCCAATGAATACGCCTGTATATGCAACTGCTGATGGTGTTGTAGATTGGGCGAGTAGTAGCGGAAATGGTGGTTATGGGAAACTTGTAAAGATTTCCCATTCATTTGGATTTAGAACATATTATGCACATTTAAATGATATTAAGGTGCAAAGGGGGCAATTTGTAAAAAAAGGGCAGCTGGTGGCGCTTACTGGCTCTTCAGGAGCTAGTACGGGTCCCCACCTGCACTATGAAATACGATTTTTAGGGCAACCTATTGATCCTATGAATTTCGTGCATTGGAACATGCAAAATTTTGACCTTATTTTTGAAAGAGAAAGGAGAATATCATGGCATTCTTTGCTTCAGATAATAAACAATCTAATGGGAAGGAAACAACAGGAGG
- a CDS encoding M23 family metallopeptidase: MEDTGKIKQTLTITIVDENGSKQFTMAKVMQKVVMYGGVILCVVIVLGYFAMSSFIEQLDDINTAKQESYQAFQDMYQQNAFLQDDIQSKTEELQAMRDRVADLEKMVNFNSFNNDKTNISHIDLQALPDTQKATILQIIPNGNPLTMFEMKHKTKRNARDYGLIDMQYAAIQTHGGNTGYDYYTSKSEPVYATADGLVESTRDGNQRYGYGNIVRLSHVLGFSSAYTNLDRIAVKVGDFVSRGDIIGYTTSSPGKNHTSLYYEVRFLSQGLDTLSFIDWDTQNFQSIFNVEKNANIDMHSLMWALNDIAKLNDMSSHFALDEGSLQQTERLNITKESLDSKVTRNPNNMQDSIKSIISQRYAEAKQGGM, translated from the coding sequence ATGGAAGATACAGGCAAAATCAAGCAAACTTTAACCATTACAATAGTTGATGAAAATGGTTCAAAGCAATTTACAATGGCAAAGGTTATGCAAAAAGTCGTCATGTATGGTGGCGTTATATTGTGCGTAGTGATTGTGCTTGGTTATTTTGCTATGTCTTCTTTTATAGAACAGCTTGATGATATTAACACTGCAAAGCAAGAATCTTATCAAGCATTCCAAGACATGTATCAGCAAAATGCTTTTTTACAAGATGATATACAAAGCAAAACAGAAGAGTTGCAAGCTATGCGTGATAGGGTTGCAGATTTAGAAAAAATGGTAAATTTTAACTCTTTTAACAACGATAAAACTAACATTAGTCATATAGACTTGCAAGCGCTTCCAGACACACAAAAAGCAACCATCTTGCAGATTATCCCAAATGGCAATCCACTCACTATGTTTGAAATGAAGCATAAAACAAAGAGAAATGCAAGGGATTATGGGTTAATTGATATGCAATATGCAGCAATCCAAACGCATGGTGGCAATACAGGATATGACTATTATACAAGCAAAAGTGAGCCGGTGTATGCAACAGCTGATGGCTTGGTAGAATCTACACGCGATGGCAATCAAAGATATGGATATGGCAATATCGTAAGACTTTCGCATGTGTTAGGCTTTAGTAGTGCTTATACAAACCTTGATAGGATAGCGGTAAAAGTTGGCGATTTTGTAAGTAGGGGTGATATTATAGGTTACACCACTTCAAGCCCGGGCAAAAATCATACAAGCTTGTATTATGAAGTGAGATTCCTAAGTCAAGGTTTAGATACACTATCCTTTATTGATTGGGATACGCAGAATTTTCAATCTATTTTTAATGTTGAAAAAAATGCAAATATAGATATGCATAGTCTTATGTGGGCGTTAAACGATATTGCAAAGCTGAATGATATGTCTTCTCATTTTGCCCTTGATGAAGGAAGTTTGCAACAAACAGAAAGATTGAATATTACAAAAGAATCATTAGATTCTAAAGTTACACGCAATCCTAACAATATGCAAGATTCTATAAAGAGTATTATATCACAACGATACGCAGAAGCAAAACAAGGCGGTATGTGA
- a CDS encoding Mur ligase family protein: MIYQYMDSKAQEYAVFDPKRAKKLFLLLQPHLRLNSYNIHIIGTNGKGSTGRFITQSIIESGYKVLHFTSPHVFDFRERFYTNSGIVSLQALLDAHNFLQQFSFIQEASYFEYATFLALVLGQDCDYLVMEAGVGGEFDSTSILRYDISIFTRIGLDHKEMLGNTLESIALTKLRAAQGDIFTHFQEKEVLKLIENIKNISVYVNDTELKRILPQSIIYLCEEDLHTEEIKTYNNIHKIPYFLLENLALASLVLRRLNIPLLKNKLDIIGRFHAILPNVVVDVGHNTMAANAAISAAKSYFNNMPFVLIYNSYKDKEIREILSIFKEHIIEIIIFMVENPRIIDFKEMENILDSMSIPYSFFCPYKTKLDLLPKKLIESEKVLHKDNKYLIFGSFSLVEQFLLWFNDTHGKQCYDG; encoded by the coding sequence ATGATATATCAATACATGGATTCCAAAGCACAAGAGTATGCGGTCTTTGATCCCAAAAGAGCAAAAAAGCTATTTTTATTGTTACAGCCTCATTTGCGTTTGAATAGCTATAATATCCATATTATTGGCACAAATGGCAAAGGTAGCACGGGGAGATTTATCACACAAAGCATTATAGAATCTGGATATAAAGTTTTGCATTTTACATCACCGCATGTATTTGATTTTAGAGAGAGATTCTATACAAATAGCGGCATTGTAAGTCTTCAAGCATTACTTGATGCGCATAACTTTTTACAGCAATTTTCTTTTATACAAGAAGCTAGCTACTTTGAATACGCTACATTTTTAGCACTTGTTTTGGGGCAAGATTGTGATTATCTTGTGATGGAAGCTGGAGTTGGCGGTGAGTTTGATAGCACTTCTATTTTACGCTATGATATAAGCATTTTTACTCGCATAGGACTTGATCACAAAGAAATGCTAGGTAACACCTTAGAATCTATCGCATTAACAAAACTTCGTGCGGCACAGGGTGATATTTTTACACATTTTCAAGAAAAAGAGGTGTTAAAACTCATAGAAAATATAAAAAATATCAGTGTTTATGTCAATGATACGGAGCTAAAGCGTATCCTGCCACAAAGTATTATTTATTTATGTGAAGAGGATTTGCATACAGAAGAGATAAAGACTTATAATAATATACATAAGATTCCATATTTTTTACTAGAGAATCTAGCTCTAGCTTCTCTTGTGCTAAGAAGACTCAATATTCCCTTACTGAAAAATAAGCTAGACATTATCGGCAGATTCCATGCTATATTGCCAAATGTTGTCGTTGATGTAGGACATAATACTATGGCAGCAAATGCTGCTATTTCTGCCGCAAAATCATATTTTAACAATATGCCCTTTGTGCTTATTTACAATAGCTATAAAGACAAAGAGATTAGAGAAATTCTAAGTATTTTTAAAGAACATATTATTGAAATAATAATTTTTATGGTAGAAAATCCGCGTATAATAGATTTTAAAGAAATGGAAAATATTTTAGATTCCATGTCCATACCTTATAGCTTTTTTTGCCCATATAAAACTAAACTTGACTTATTGCCAAAAAAATTGATAGAATCAGAGAAAGTTTTACACAAAGATAACAAATACTTAATTTTTGGAAGCTTTTCACTTGTGGAGCAGTTTTTGCTGTGGTTTAATGACACGCATGGAAAGCAATGCTATGATGGGTAG
- the hsrA gene encoding homeostatic response regulator transcription factor HsrA has translation MRILVVYSKKDVLDSISRELGKKNYQVDLAQNVKDGEYHISVRSYDIVLGGWQLSDGGAQDIISIVKGKYPKVPVIILGDNEPKHEVQSFKFGADDYIAYPFDNEVLLARIQARLKLTDSNLIEIGDIVIIPDEERITFKGKDIEVKGKPFEVLTHLARQRDQIVSKDQLLNAIWDEPELVTPNVIEVAINQIRQRMDKPLNINTIETVRRRGYRFCYPKK, from the coding sequence ATGCGTATTTTAGTTGTATATAGTAAGAAAGATGTGTTAGATAGCATATCAAGGGAGTTGGGTAAGAAAAACTATCAAGTTGATTTGGCACAAAATGTGAAAGATGGGGAATATCACATTAGTGTGCGTAGCTATGATATTGTGCTTGGTGGGTGGCAGCTTTCAGATGGTGGGGCGCAAGACATTATATCTATTGTCAAGGGCAAATATCCAAAAGTTCCAGTCATTATACTTGGAGACAATGAGCCAAAGCACGAGGTCCAGTCTTTTAAGTTTGGTGCTGATGATTATATAGCATATCCATTTGATAATGAAGTCTTATTAGCAAGGATTCAAGCCAGACTAAAACTTACAGATTCTAATCTTATAGAAATTGGGGATATAGTCATTATCCCAGATGAAGAAAGGATAACATTTAAAGGTAAAGATATCGAAGTAAAAGGTAAGCCATTTGAAGTGCTTACACATCTTGCACGACAAAGAGATCAAATCGTATCAAAAGATCAATTATTAAATGCGATTTGGGACGAGCCAGAGCTTGTAACGCCTAATGTTATTGAGGTAGCAATCAATCAAATACGACAAAGAATGGATAAGCCATTAAATATTAATACAATTGAGACGGTGAGAAGACGCGGCTATCGTTTTTGCTACCCGAAGAAATAA
- the fliP gene encoding flagellar type III secretion system pore protein FliP (The bacterial flagellar biogenesis protein FliP forms a type III secretion system (T3SS)-type pore required for flagellar assembly.), with translation MKVSKILKSCFFIFIFIGFIDTALAVPADNQLKLNGVPIPSVDLSINPPSTPTQLVTTLNIVVLLTLLILAPSLVLMMTSFTRILIVLGFLRTALGTQQSPPTQVLVSLAMILTFFIMEPVIKDAYNVGIKPYMEEKIGYEEAFEETMRPFKKFMLMNTRHSDIALFYKIRNEEPPQMDNITTKEQFEALIDKVSLSIILPSFMISELKTAFQIGFLLYLPFLVIDMVIASVLMAMGMMMLPPVMISLPFKILIFVLVDGFNLLIWNLVRSFNYS, from the coding sequence GTGAAAGTATCTAAGATATTAAAATCTTGCTTTTTTATTTTTATATTTATCGGCTTCATAGATACTGCATTAGCCGTGCCAGCAGATAATCAGCTAAAGCTGAATGGTGTGCCTATACCTTCAGTTGATTTAAGCATTAATCCGCCAAGCACACCAACACAGCTTGTTACTACGCTAAATATTGTTGTATTACTCACCCTTTTAATACTTGCCCCATCTCTTGTGCTAATGATGACGAGCTTTACGCGTATTTTAATCGTGCTAGGATTTTTACGCACCGCATTAGGCACACAGCAGTCCCCGCCAACGCAAGTATTAGTTAGCCTTGCTATGATTCTTACTTTTTTTATTATGGAACCTGTGATAAAAGATGCCTATAATGTGGGTATAAAGCCATATATGGAAGAAAAAATCGGCTATGAAGAAGCCTTTGAAGAGACCATGCGTCCATTCAAAAAATTTATGCTTATGAATACTCGCCATAGCGATATTGCGCTATTTTATAAGATACGCAATGAAGAGCCACCACAAATGGATAATATCACGACAAAAGAGCAATTTGAAGCCCTGATAGATAAGGTTTCACTTAGTATTATCTTACCCTCATTTATGATTAGTGAGCTAAAAACTGCTTTTCAAATCGGCTTTTTATTGTATTTACCATTCTTAGTTATTGATATGGTTATTGCCTCAGTGCTTATGGCTATGGGTATGATGATGTTGCCACCTGTCATGATTTCATTGCCATTTAAGATTCTCATTTTTGTGCTTGTTGATGGGTTTAATTTGCTGATATGGAATCTCGTTCGATCTTTTAATTATTCTTAA